A single genomic interval of Desulfovibrio sp. JC022 harbors:
- a CDS encoding DsrH/TusB family sulfur relay protein, translating to MENSIMLFFVNKPEERVLERIALVGGDEDKALLLVGDAVTFGTAHWEEKLEDMDVEDIYVAKDAVDGRNIELSDNCEVVDYGEMVDLLLGSDEKVVSL from the coding sequence ATGGAGAACAGCATAATGCTCTTTTTCGTAAACAAGCCTGAAGAGAGAGTCCTTGAGCGCATCGCGCTTGTCGGTGGCGATGAGGACAAGGCCCTGCTTCTGGTCGGTGATGCCGTAACCTTCGGCACTGCCCACTGGGAAGAAAAACTCGAAGATATGGATGTGGAAGACATTTACGTGGCTAAAGATGCCGTGGATGGACGCAACATCGAACTCAGCGACAACTGTGAAGTGGTGGATTACGGCGAAATGGTCGACCTGCTGCTGGGCAGTGATGAAAAAGTCGTATCGCTTTAA
- a CDS encoding OsmC family protein — MSKVEFERLDENRDSFKVGAKAVPEIIMDFSSITPEERNQESMGSRMLCVAALACFSNTFINALERNGAVVKSMKGSAEASKDKDEVMRTRYTELEINFEVGLEEKDREIFETVKDNMLNGSLLTYSLEEGMEVDYNLSMVAV, encoded by the coding sequence ATGTCCAAAGTAGAATTTGAACGTCTCGATGAAAATCGCGATTCTTTTAAGGTCGGTGCCAAAGCTGTTCCTGAAATCATTATGGATTTCTCCAGCATCACCCCCGAAGAACGCAATCAGGAAAGCATGGGCTCCCGCATGCTCTGTGTTGCTGCACTGGCCTGCTTTTCCAACACATTTATCAACGCCCTTGAGCGTAACGGCGCAGTCGTAAAATCCATGAAAGGCTCTGCTGAAGCCTCCAAGGATAAAGACGAAGTCATGCGTACCCGCTACACCGAACTGGAAATTAATTTCGAAGTGGGCCTTGAAGAAAAGGATCGCGAAATCTTCGAAACCGTAAAAGACAATATGCTTAACGGTTCCCTGCTTACCTACTCTCTCGAGGAAGGCATGGAAGTGGACTACAACCTGTCCATGGTAGCTGTTTAG
- a CDS encoding BCCT family transporter, whose protein sequence is MATSSKNEGADLRPDLKILVPATLVLFAIIACSILFTETSEKVLKAAYGAFASNTGTIYLWVTVGMMFLCAFFMFSSYGNIKFGEEDEKPEFNNFSWIAMMFCSGVAGAVMFWSIVEPLFNLAYPPKFAEPLSRESFEWAMSYVLLHWGPVTWPWYMVTALPICYMFYKRKKPVLRISAAAEPVLGEKVNGGIGKGIEVFFIIGLMFSNAAVMGVSVPIVNHALAKTLGIEPSFTMEMCILAVSAVIFTASVSMGLKKGIKILSDTNVVIALSMVFFCLVAGPTVFIMDNFTNSFGNMVGNFWSMIFWTDPYTDGSFPQDWTIFYALWMASYGPFMGLFIARISRGRTVRNVVGMGLAGGIAGSYMIHAVFGGYTMWAQLNGVVDAVGVLKASGGPAALVAVLSTLPAGSVVLIGYCVFSTIFLATSVDSCAYIISCAATTKLVPGHEPTRGHRFYWAAVQAGLALAAITMGGLGPVKIFANFAGALMLIPIGFAVAAWFKMVKDDNALLMCCTPKK, encoded by the coding sequence ATGGCTACAAGTAGTAAGAACGAAGGGGCGGACCTTCGTCCGGATTTAAAAATTCTTGTTCCGGCAACGCTGGTGCTGTTCGCAATTATCGCGTGCTCCATTTTGTTTACCGAAACAAGTGAAAAAGTTCTCAAGGCTGCGTATGGCGCTTTTGCCAGCAACACTGGTACCATCTACCTGTGGGTTACCGTAGGTATGATGTTCCTCTGCGCTTTCTTCATGTTCTCCAGCTACGGCAACATCAAGTTCGGAGAAGAGGATGAGAAGCCTGAATTCAATAACTTCTCATGGATCGCCATGATGTTCTGCTCCGGTGTTGCCGGTGCGGTTATGTTCTGGTCCATTGTTGAGCCTCTGTTCAACCTGGCTTATCCTCCAAAATTCGCAGAACCCCTGAGCAGGGAGTCTTTTGAGTGGGCCATGTCCTACGTCCTGCTGCACTGGGGCCCCGTAACCTGGCCCTGGTATATGGTTACTGCACTGCCCATCTGCTACATGTTCTACAAGCGCAAGAAGCCTGTTCTGCGTATCAGTGCCGCTGCAGAGCCTGTTCTCGGCGAAAAAGTCAACGGCGGCATCGGCAAGGGAATCGAGGTGTTCTTCATCATCGGTCTCATGTTCTCCAATGCCGCGGTTATGGGCGTTTCCGTTCCTATTGTTAACCATGCGCTGGCTAAGACTCTCGGCATCGAGCCGAGCTTCACCATGGAAATGTGCATTCTTGCCGTGAGTGCTGTTATCTTCACCGCCAGTGTCTCCATGGGTCTGAAGAAAGGTATTAAGATCCTTTCCGACACCAACGTTGTCATCGCCCTTTCCATGGTTTTCTTCTGCCTCGTTGCAGGACCTACCGTATTTATTATGGACAACTTCACCAACTCCTTCGGGAATATGGTGGGTAACTTCTGGTCCATGATTTTCTGGACCGATCCTTACACCGACGGCTCCTTCCCGCAGGACTGGACAATCTTCTATGCCCTGTGGATGGCTTCCTACGGTCCTTTCATGGGCTTGTTCATCGCCCGTATCTCTCGCGGACGTACTGTAAGAAATGTTGTCGGTATGGGGCTGGCCGGTGGTATCGCCGGTTCTTACATGATCCATGCCGTATTCGGCGGTTACACCATGTGGGCTCAGCTTAATGGTGTTGTTGATGCTGTTGGCGTACTCAAGGCCAGCGGCGGTCCCGCAGCTCTGGTTGCGGTTCTCAGCACCCTGCCCGCAGGTTCCGTTGTACTCATCGGTTACTGCGTGTTCTCTACCATCTTCCTGGCAACCAGTGTTGACTCCTGCGCATACATCATCTCCTGCGCAGCAACCACCAAACTGGTTCCCGGACACGAACCCACCAGAGGTCACCGCTTCTACTGGGCTGCTGTTCAGGCTGGTCTAGCACTGGCGGCAATCACCATGGGCGGTCTTGGACCGGTTAAGATCTTTGCGAACTTTGCCGGCGCGCTTATGCTTATCCCCATCGGATTTGCCGTGGCTGCATGGTTTAAGATGGTCAAGGATGACAATGCACTTCTAATGTGCTGCACACCAAAGAAATAA
- a CDS encoding DMT family transporter encodes MSTATAATLEGLKLKQDLGFAKKGLFWALLSGITWGFDGVVLAMAFGIAAFADESVWLLAPLTVAGLHDCFSAFWLFIYNIITGRMKELGRTLRSKSARLVMLGALFGGPVAMSCYFLGAKFAGAAYVMPITALYPAVASVFASIFLKERICKRAWVGLVMCIVGGIVIGYTPPEGAVGSEFYLGIMLALVATFGWGIEGVLATSSMDFLDPAVALNVRQITSACVFLGVVLPLAGGWDMIVPALTSEVSWVFPVAAFSGALSYLCWYRAMNMTGVSRAMAINITYSLWGIFFSALLTEIEITTSLLIGAAIITIGMVMVVGNPKDMVNLRNVD; translated from the coding sequence ATGAGTACTGCGACCGCAGCAACTCTTGAAGGGTTGAAACTTAAGCAGGACCTCGGTTTTGCAAAAAAAGGCCTTTTCTGGGCCTTGCTTTCCGGGATCACCTGGGGATTTGACGGGGTTGTTCTGGCCATGGCTTTCGGCATTGCCGCTTTTGCCGATGAAAGTGTCTGGCTGCTGGCCCCGCTGACCGTGGCCGGGCTGCATGATTGCTTTTCCGCTTTCTGGCTTTTTATCTACAATATTATTACCGGACGTATGAAGGAACTGGGCCGGACCCTGCGCAGTAAGTCCGCACGGCTGGTCATGCTCGGTGCGCTTTTCGGAGGCCCGGTGGCTATGTCCTGTTACTTTCTGGGAGCTAAATTTGCCGGGGCTGCATACGTGATGCCCATCACAGCTCTTTATCCGGCTGTTGCTTCCGTTTTTGCTTCCATTTTTCTTAAAGAACGCATCTGCAAAAGGGCCTGGGTTGGGCTGGTCATGTGTATCGTGGGCGGTATCGTAATCGGCTACACCCCGCCTGAAGGTGCGGTGGGTTCTGAATTCTACCTCGGCATCATGCTCGCGCTGGTGGCTACTTTCGGTTGGGGCATTGAAGGCGTGCTGGCCACTTCCAGCATGGACTTCCTTGATCCCGCTGTTGCCCTCAACGTGCGCCAGATTACTTCCGCATGTGTCTTCCTCGGTGTGGTCCTGCCCCTTGCCGGAGGCTGGGACATGATTGTGCCTGCTTTGACCAGCGAAGTTTCATGGGTTTTTCCGGTGGCCGCATTTTCCGGTGCCCTTTCCTATCTCTGCTGGTACCGGGCCATGAACATGACTGGGGTTAGCCGGGCCATGGCCATCAACATCACCTATTCCCTGTGGGGCATCTTTTTCAGTGCCCTGCTTACCGAGATTGAAATTACTACATCCCTGCTTATCGGGGCGGCCATCATCACCATCGGTATGGTCATGGTTGTGGGGAATCCCAAAGACATGGTTAACCTCCGTAACGTGGACTAA
- a CDS encoding DsrH/TusB family sulfur metabolism protein encodes MINSACLIVSKPLGVELSALGIRTAWACHQNGFECKLVFSEEGVWCLTENPGYHTSMINDFIGEDGEVVCIREDLEKRGIDEDALVDGVEVIDAEEVAEMCEDFETVNYF; translated from the coding sequence ATGATCAATTCCGCATGTCTGATCGTATCCAAACCCCTTGGTGTGGAGCTTTCCGCTCTCGGTATCCGCACCGCATGGGCCTGCCACCAGAACGGCTTTGAATGCAAGCTGGTCTTCTCTGAAGAAGGCGTCTGGTGTCTGACTGAAAATCCCGGCTACCACACTTCCATGATCAATGATTTCATCGGCGAAGACGGCGAAGTCGTTTGTATTCGTGAAGATCTCGAGAAGCGCGGTATCGATGAAGATGCGCTGGTGGATGGCGTTGAAGTCATTGATGCCGAAGAAGTTGCCGAGATGTGTGAAGACTTCGAAACCGTCAACTATTTCTAA
- a CDS encoding alkaline phosphatase family protein — MADQAKRVALLGFDCAIPKRLEALIEEGALPNFKKFKAEGSYMTEGYNMPTVTPPSWATICTGAFPRTHGVEDYYYYNEGESLHFSKCVQAFGSEMLTAQTIWDAWDKAGKKSIVVNYPTSWPSKMENGIMVQGEGLSAAEHRWQIEGYEHKEWLCAESCVATDFYPIGVQARFEEAEGWKNIPEEVEDQEPLEMVIPMEFGHAMDPLKPQTWYGLTWESDDDGYDIFALCPEKDFSKAFFTIKLKEWSDVVEHQFPIESDGRIEPGYFRCKLMELSDDGDDFKLYISGINGTKGYCAPADALKNVDFTKNILANDMGFVGHANGIIDDETIIELAQFHSEWLTEVLTTLMKDNPDWDLVYMHTHLIDWFYHGFLDQMDSDDEAVREHAMNLERAIYQIEDKYLGIMMEAMPEDTLTCLISDHGATPIGPILNTAEALKQAGLTAYEAREGDGNFFDESEGFNYELIPEKSKAVPQRYMFVYVNLKSKYPGGIVEDEDYEKVRNEIIDALYDYKHPETGERPVMCAIPKEDAKVFGMGGEQAGDVVYVLKPEYMAEHGYGFPTGESGCGSLKNVMMWRGPGVKQGYVYDRPRWLADVVPTFCHATGNPVPADTEGAICYQIFEDK, encoded by the coding sequence ATGGCAGACCAAGCTAAAAGAGTAGCACTGCTCGGATTTGACTGCGCAATCCCCAAGAGACTCGAAGCTCTTATCGAGGAAGGCGCACTGCCCAACTTTAAAAAGTTCAAGGCTGAAGGGTCTTATATGACTGAAGGGTATAACATGCCCACAGTTACCCCTCCTTCCTGGGCTACCATCTGCACCGGCGCGTTCCCCCGCACTCACGGCGTAGAGGACTACTACTATTACAACGAAGGTGAGTCCCTTCACTTCTCCAAGTGCGTTCAGGCTTTCGGTTCCGAAATGCTGACAGCCCAGACTATCTGGGATGCATGGGATAAGGCCGGTAAAAAGTCTATTGTTGTCAACTACCCCACCTCCTGGCCTTCCAAAATGGAAAACGGCATCATGGTTCAGGGTGAAGGCCTTTCCGCTGCTGAGCACCGCTGGCAGATCGAAGGTTACGAACACAAGGAATGGCTCTGTGCTGAATCCTGCGTAGCTACCGATTTTTACCCCATCGGCGTTCAGGCCCGTTTCGAAGAAGCTGAAGGCTGGAAAAACATCCCTGAAGAAGTTGAAGATCAGGAACCTCTGGAAATGGTCATTCCCATGGAATTCGGCCATGCCATGGATCCCCTCAAGCCTCAGACCTGGTACGGCCTGACCTGGGAATCCGATGATGACGGTTATGACATCTTCGCACTTTGTCCTGAAAAAGATTTCTCTAAAGCATTCTTCACCATCAAGTTGAAAGAGTGGAGTGATGTTGTTGAGCATCAGTTCCCCATTGAATCTGACGGTCGCATCGAGCCCGGTTACTTCCGCTGCAAGCTGATGGAACTCTCCGATGACGGTGATGATTTCAAACTCTACATTTCCGGTATCAACGGAACCAAGGGCTACTGCGCACCCGCAGACGCTCTCAAGAACGTAGACTTCACCAAAAACATCCTCGCCAATGACATGGGTTTTGTCGGTCACGCTAACGGTATCATCGATGATGAAACCATCATTGAACTTGCTCAGTTCCATTCCGAATGGCTCACCGAAGTCCTGACTACCCTCATGAAGGATAACCCGGATTGGGATCTGGTCTACATGCATACCCACCTCATCGACTGGTTCTACCACGGTTTCCTCGACCAGATGGACAGCGATGACGAAGCAGTTCGCGAACATGCCATGAACCTTGAGCGTGCCATCTACCAGATCGAGGACAAATACCTCGGCATCATGATGGAAGCTATGCCCGAAGATACGCTGACCTGCCTGATCTCCGACCACGGTGCAACACCTATCGGACCGATCCTCAACACAGCAGAAGCACTGAAACAGGCCGGCCTGACCGCTTATGAAGCTCGTGAAGGCGACGGTAACTTCTTTGATGAGTCCGAAGGCTTCAACTACGAACTCATCCCTGAGAAATCCAAGGCTGTGCCCCAGCGTTACATGTTCGTCTACGTAAACCTCAAATCCAAGTACCCCGGCGGTATTGTTGAGGACGAAGATTACGAAAAAGTACGTAACGAAATCATTGATGCTCTCTACGACTACAAACACCCCGAAACCGGTGAGCGTCCGGTTATGTGCGCCATCCCCAAAGAAGACGCGAAAGTCTTCGGCATGGGCGGCGAGCAGGCCGGTGACGTTGTATACGTTCTCAAGCCTGAATACATGGCTGAGCACGGCTACGGGTTCCCCACCGGTGAATCCGGATGCGGTTCCCTGAAGAACGTCATGATGTGGCGTGGCCCCGGCGTTAAGCAGGGTTATGTTTACGACCGTCCCCGCTGGCTGGCCGACGTTGTACCTACTTTCTGCCACGCAACCGGCAACCCGGTTCCCGCAGATACCGAAGGTGCAATCTGCTACCAGATCTTCGAAGATAAATAA
- a CDS encoding TetR/AcrR family transcriptional regulator, which produces MARKVDREGTIKRRGQILKAAGKCFAVKGFHQSSMADICKEAGLSPGTVYHYFRSKDEMILHFAQRELEQAQEYAEALENFGSVEELVDFTISAILGSEDHGELQFYLELLTEGGRNRDVGKVLLQADEVVYYALKKHLTRLDIHGHGASKGSLAYYVGMQISALEIFKLEDPSAKESREVSMLFKKGLLSVLNGVKDS; this is translated from the coding sequence ATGGCCAGAAAAGTAGATCGGGAAGGAACAATCAAACGCAGGGGACAAATTCTCAAGGCGGCCGGAAAGTGCTTTGCTGTTAAGGGGTTTCACCAATCCAGTATGGCAGATATCTGCAAGGAAGCGGGGTTAAGCCCCGGCACAGTTTACCATTACTTCCGTTCAAAGGACGAGATGATTCTTCATTTTGCACAGCGGGAGTTGGAACAGGCACAGGAGTACGCCGAAGCCTTGGAAAATTTCGGCTCAGTTGAGGAGTTGGTTGATTTCACCATCTCGGCGATTCTGGGGTCTGAGGATCACGGGGAATTGCAGTTCTACCTTGAATTGCTGACCGAGGGAGGTCGTAACCGTGATGTGGGTAAGGTTCTGCTTCAAGCTGATGAAGTCGTATACTACGCCCTCAAGAAACACCTGACGAGGCTGGATATTCATGGTCATGGGGCTTCAAAGGGTTCTCTTGCCTACTATGTGGGGATGCAGATATCTGCGCTGGAAATATTCAAGCTGGAGGACCCTTCTGCCAAGGAGAGCAGGGAAGTATCCATGCTTTTTAAGAAGGGATTATTGAGTGTGCTGAACGGGGTAAAAGATAGTTGA
- a CDS encoding glutamate decarboxylase, producing the protein MLHEKDKIREALMDDVYASSDMAQTMPKYKFPQQEHLPRDVYQVVHDELMLDGNSRQNLATFCSTWVDPEVHQLMDECLDKNMIDKDEYPQTAELESRCVHMLADLWNSPDAANTLGCSTTGSSEAAMLGGMAMKWRWREKMKAQGKSTDKPNMICGPVQICWHKFAKYWDIELREIPMEKDRLIMSPEEVIKRCDENTIGVVPTLGVTFTCDYEPVKEVCEALDKLQDETGLDIPVHVDGASGGFLAPFCDPDLEWDFRLERVKSINTSGHKFGLSPLGVGWIIWRDREHLPDDLIFWVNYLGGNMPSFALNFSRPGGQIVAQYYNFLRLGREGYRKIHQACYDTAAYIADEIEKLGVFDIVYNGRGGIPAVSWSLKESVTGFNCYDLSDKLRSRGWQVPAYSMPAHREDLVLMRILVRHGVSRDIGSLLIEDMKRCLDYFEKNPVANSLGAEYGGYSHSSSK; encoded by the coding sequence ATGCTGCACGAAAAAGACAAAATAAGGGAAGCACTTATGGATGATGTATATGCTTCATCCGATATGGCCCAGACCATGCCCAAATATAAATTCCCTCAACAGGAGCATCTTCCAAGGGATGTATATCAGGTAGTTCATGATGAGTTGATGCTCGATGGTAACTCCCGCCAGAATCTGGCGACCTTCTGCTCCACATGGGTAGACCCTGAAGTCCACCAGCTCATGGACGAGTGTCTGGACAAAAACATGATCGACAAGGACGAATATCCCCAGACAGCGGAACTGGAAAGCCGCTGCGTGCATATGCTGGCCGATCTCTGGAATTCCCCGGATGCGGCAAACACCCTCGGCTGCTCCACCACCGGATCATCCGAAGCCGCCATGCTCGGCGGTATGGCCATGAAATGGCGTTGGCGTGAAAAAATGAAAGCGCAGGGAAAATCCACAGATAAACCGAACATGATCTGCGGACCGGTACAAATCTGCTGGCACAAATTCGCCAAGTACTGGGATATTGAATTACGCGAAATTCCCATGGAAAAAGACCGTTTAATCATGAGCCCCGAAGAGGTGATCAAACGGTGTGACGAAAACACCATCGGCGTGGTTCCCACTCTCGGGGTGACCTTCACCTGCGACTACGAACCGGTCAAAGAAGTATGCGAAGCACTGGATAAACTTCAGGATGAAACCGGACTGGATATCCCCGTCCATGTTGACGGAGCAAGCGGCGGATTCCTTGCCCCGTTCTGCGACCCGGACCTTGAATGGGATTTCAGGCTTGAACGGGTAAAGTCCATTAACACTTCCGGCCACAAGTTCGGCCTTTCCCCGTTGGGCGTAGGCTGGATCATCTGGCGCGACCGGGAACACCTCCCGGACGACCTTATTTTCTGGGTCAATTATCTGGGCGGCAACATGCCCTCCTTCGCCCTGAACTTCTCCAGACCCGGCGGCCAGATTGTGGCCCAGTATTACAACTTTTTGCGTCTGGGCAGGGAAGGTTACCGTAAAATTCATCAAGCCTGCTACGACACCGCCGCCTATATTGCAGATGAAATCGAAAAGCTGGGCGTATTCGACATCGTATACAACGGCAGAGGCGGCATTCCCGCAGTATCATGGTCACTAAAAGAATCAGTAACAGGATTCAACTGCTACGACCTTTCAGACAAACTGCGCTCCAGAGGCTGGCAGGTTCCGGCCTATTCCATGCCCGCCCACCGCGAAGATCTCGTGCTGATGCGTATTCTGGTCCGTCACGGAGTCAGCCGGGACATTGGATCTCTGCTCATTGAAGACATGAAAAGATGTCTGGATTACTTTGAGAAGAATCCGGTAGCCAATTCCCTTGGAGCTGAATACGGTGGGTATTCGCATAGTTCTTCCAAATAA
- a CDS encoding DsrE family protein has protein sequence MSKTLTIMLMSGSAENEDAQFATNLAEAALEKGHKVQMYLFGNAVNISKQEVPIEGDLHIAPRLVDHIEPTKNFERIARLTEKGADISTCHTNEHARGIESKEYVDGVKWGDVGGSFTKYLMTSDVMLSIGH, from the coding sequence ATGTCCAAGACCCTGACTATCATGCTTATGTCCGGTTCCGCTGAGAACGAAGACGCCCAGTTTGCAACAAATCTCGCAGAAGCGGCTCTTGAAAAAGGTCACAAAGTCCAGATGTATCTTTTCGGCAATGCCGTAAATATTTCTAAACAGGAAGTGCCCATCGAAGGCGATTTGCATATCGCACCCAGACTTGTTGATCACATTGAACCGACAAAGAATTTCGAACGCATTGCCCGGTTGACTGAAAAAGGTGCGGATATTTCCACCTGCCATACCAACGAGCATGCCCGCGGCATTGAATCCAAGGAATACGTTGACGGAGTTAAATGGGGCGATGTCGGCGGCTCTTTCACCAAATATCTCATGACCTCGGACGTAATGCTGTCCATCGGTCACTAG
- a CDS encoding efflux RND transporter periplasmic adaptor subunit has translation MPSLKKTSLYLLAAMAIVAVIFVWLWRLDELDAIAKSKNTEQTPLRINAHTISSGPVFQRIMAEGRAQAVRKLSLQFEEPGKVVFIGQDRDGSPLREGSAVYGPGQGSSGQQLARIDSRDKHSDVSQSRANHLAAQRELDALRATLKQAEETLAEARQDHQRKKKLYEQKFLAQNVYEQSRYSSTKAEAALAAAKLRIGSAQARLNRSRAELGKVSRSPEKLELRAPFNGIIARINIKAGDYFQPENVKHSTHADLEATAPMTIIDPGEMEIILNLPEKQGRRVRIGQPTDIAMGFEGWPPGMTYETAPKRQGKIWSVSPQVDGKRRAIRVKARLKQQEHFIQDGMFVTCWIMVNKKENSLRIPLSSLLYDGNQPYAFVCKDGFAQRRNLTIGLRDTRFAEILNGLKAGELVVSSGRKKVVNGAPVTIIAPSQSMENSNE, from the coding sequence ATGCCGTCCCTTAAAAAAACAAGCCTGTATCTTTTAGCTGCCATGGCAATTGTTGCCGTCATCTTCGTCTGGCTTTGGCGCTTGGATGAACTGGACGCCATTGCAAAGTCAAAAAACACAGAACAGACCCCGCTACGTATAAATGCCCACACTATTTCCAGCGGCCCTGTATTCCAAAGGATCATGGCCGAAGGACGCGCGCAGGCGGTGCGCAAATTATCGCTCCAATTTGAAGAACCCGGCAAGGTTGTCTTCATCGGTCAAGACAGAGACGGAAGTCCGCTCCGGGAAGGCTCTGCGGTATACGGACCGGGTCAAGGCAGCTCTGGACAGCAACTCGCCCGCATTGACTCCCGTGACAAACATTCGGACGTATCACAAAGCAGAGCCAATCACCTCGCGGCCCAGCGGGAACTGGATGCACTGCGGGCCACCCTGAAACAAGCGGAAGAAACCCTTGCGGAAGCACGGCAGGATCACCAACGCAAAAAGAAACTTTACGAGCAAAAATTCCTGGCCCAAAACGTATACGAACAGTCCAGATACAGTTCTACAAAAGCAGAAGCCGCTTTAGCTGCGGCTAAGTTGAGAATCGGTTCCGCACAAGCACGACTGAACCGTTCCCGCGCTGAATTAGGTAAAGTAAGCCGTTCGCCGGAAAAGCTGGAATTACGCGCTCCATTTAATGGAATCATCGCCAGAATAAACATCAAGGCCGGTGATTATTTCCAGCCTGAAAACGTAAAACATTCAACCCATGCGGATCTTGAGGCCACTGCACCCATGACCATCATTGATCCCGGAGAAATGGAAATAATACTCAACCTGCCGGAAAAACAGGGCCGTCGCGTTCGCATAGGCCAGCCGACAGACATTGCCATGGGCTTTGAAGGATGGCCTCCGGGCATGACCTATGAAACCGCACCGAAACGGCAAGGCAAAATCTGGTCGGTCAGCCCGCAGGTCGATGGAAAAAGAAGAGCTATCAGGGTTAAAGCACGACTGAAACAACAAGAGCATTTCATACAGGACGGCATGTTCGTCACCTGCTGGATAATGGTAAACAAAAAAGAAAACAGCCTGCGCATCCCGCTAAGTTCACTGCTCTATGACGGAAACCAGCCCTATGCTTTTGTCTGCAAGGACGGTTTTGCCCAAAGAAGAAACCTGACCATAGGACTGCGGGATACTCGTTTTGCTGAAATTCTGAACGGCCTTAAAGCGGGAGAGCTGGTCGTTTCCAGCGGACGCAAAAAAGTCGTGAACGGTGCACCAGTTACTATCATTGCCCCCTCCCAATCCATGGAGAACAGCAATGAATAA